In Eublepharis macularius isolate TG4126 chromosome 4, MPM_Emac_v1.0, whole genome shotgun sequence, the following are encoded in one genomic region:
- the GPSM3 gene encoding G-protein-signaling modulator 3, producing MEHEMEAMEEGETLLGGPPEIEATEEQASSQECVNILQNPDAVPRPRQRSWRRHDPARPWKSLPATPTGELEADPPVFSSMTSLQAEEFFDMVAKVQARRLNDQRADFAGLEGASGENMVISEDQLYDTILAHQSQRLEDQRTEPPIPVGVQGLLDLLLRAQGTRMEDQRSVLPPGLAVSRHLPSPAGV from the exons ATGGAACATGAAATGGAAGCGATGGAAGAAGGAGAGACGCTCTTGGGTGGCCCGCCTGAGATAGAAGCCACAGAAGAACAG GCTTCCTCGCAAGAATGTGTGAACATCCTGCAGAATCCGGATGCTGTCCCACGTCCCAGGCAGAGATCATGGCGGCGGCACGATCCTGCACGGCCCTGGAAGTCTCTGCCCGCCACTCCTACAGGAGAGCTAGAGGCAGATCCGCCAG tttTCTCCTCCATGACCTCTCTCCAGGCCGAGGAGTTCTTTGATATGGTGGCTAAAGTCCAAGCCCGGAGGCTCAACGACCAGCGTGCTGATTTTGCAGGGCTTGAAGGCGCAAGTGGAGAGAATATGGTGATCTCGGAGGACCAGCTGTATGACACTATCTTGGCTCATCAG AGCCAGCGTCTCGAAGACCAGCGCACCGAGCCGCCCATCCCAGTGGGAGTTCAGGGGCTGCTGGATTTGCTTCTCAGAGCCCAAGGGACCCGGATGGAAGACCAGCGTTCAGTTCTTCCCCCTGGCCTTGCAGTGAGCAGACACTTGCCTTCCCCAGCCGGAGTATGA